Proteins encoded within one genomic window of Hahella chejuensis KCTC 2396:
- a CDS encoding DUF2333 family protein, with the protein MWQAIKDFFNERGEELGDYVGGGFLAKLIGGALGVYLVVALFVGWYWSDEPELFEVGPNARSVVTDQNRPLVVGSTTTATLITLVDTLLEKPGGYISNDVFPPGLWLDNISHWEYGVLVQVRDLSRALRKDISRSQSQSTEDRDLTVAEPQFNFDSRSWVIPSTEDEYRRGLKALRSYLNRLSDPNRPDAQFYARADNLRNWLSDVETRLGSLSQRLSESVGKRQLDMALAGDKAAKQSTPGQGEVELKTSWLEIDDVFYEARGTAWALIHILKAIEVDFGDVLRDKNAVVSLRQIIVELEATQESVWSPVILNGSGFGVLANHSLTMASFISRANAAIIDLRSLLAQG; encoded by the coding sequence ATGTGGCAGGCGATTAAAGATTTTTTTAATGAACGCGGAGAAGAACTCGGCGATTACGTGGGAGGTGGTTTCTTGGCTAAGTTGATTGGCGGCGCTCTGGGCGTATATTTGGTCGTCGCGTTGTTTGTGGGCTGGTACTGGAGCGACGAGCCGGAGCTGTTTGAGGTGGGACCCAACGCCAGAAGCGTCGTGACGGACCAGAACCGTCCGTTGGTGGTCGGCAGTACGACTACGGCGACGCTGATTACCCTGGTTGACACCTTATTGGAAAAACCGGGGGGGTATATTTCCAACGATGTTTTCCCTCCCGGGTTGTGGTTGGACAACATTTCCCATTGGGAATATGGCGTGCTGGTGCAAGTAAGAGATCTGAGCCGGGCCCTGCGTAAAGACATCAGCCGCTCTCAAAGCCAGTCGACGGAAGACCGTGATCTGACGGTTGCGGAGCCTCAGTTTAACTTTGACAGTCGCTCCTGGGTGATTCCCTCCACTGAGGACGAATACCGTCGTGGACTTAAAGCGCTACGCAGTTATCTGAACCGGTTGTCCGATCCAAACAGGCCAGACGCTCAGTTTTACGCCCGTGCTGACAATCTGCGCAACTGGCTGTCTGACGTGGAAACGCGTCTCGGCAGTTTGTCGCAACGGTTGAGTGAGAGCGTCGGCAAACGGCAGTTGGATATGGCGCTTGCCGGAGATAAGGCGGCGAAACAGTCCACGCCGGGGCAGGGGGAGGTAGAGCTGAAAACCTCCTGGCTGGAGATCGACGACGTATTCTACGAAGCGCGCGGCACCGCCTGGGCGCTTATCCATATACTTAAAGCTATCGAGGTGGACTTCGGCGACGTGCTGCGGGACAAGAACGCCGTGGTCAGTCTGCGTCAGATTATCGTAGAGCTGGAGGCGACTCAGGAGTCGGTCTGGAGTCCGGTTATTTTGAACGGCAGCGGATTTGGCGTACTAGCTAATCATTCGCTGACCATGGCGTCGTTTATTTCACGGGCTAATGCGGCGATTATCGATTTGCGCAGCCTGTTGGCGCAAGGATAA
- the nudF gene encoding ADP-ribose diphosphatase — protein sequence MKQDTQNPPTDSQFGKDDVEVISRQTGYQGFFSIQKLELRHKLFAGGWSEPIRRELFVRGGATCMLPYDPVRDLVVLCEQFRIGALYEGSSPWLMELVAGINEEGETPESVACREAQEEAGLEVKALRKIHHYLPSPGGSSEAIDLFCGLVNAEGVEGLYGLPHEGEDIRVRVVSRELAYTWVESGRIRDAAGIIALQWLQLNREQLLAEWREFL from the coding sequence GTGAAGCAGGATACCCAGAATCCGCCGACGGACAGTCAATTTGGTAAAGACGATGTGGAAGTGATTTCCAGGCAGACTGGCTATCAGGGATTCTTCTCGATCCAGAAACTCGAACTCAGACATAAGTTGTTCGCCGGGGGCTGGTCTGAGCCGATTCGCCGGGAGCTGTTTGTGCGCGGCGGCGCTACCTGCATGCTTCCTTACGACCCGGTGCGCGATCTGGTTGTACTTTGTGAGCAGTTTCGTATCGGCGCTTTATATGAAGGTTCTTCGCCCTGGTTGATGGAGTTGGTGGCGGGAATTAACGAAGAAGGCGAAACACCTGAAAGCGTTGCCTGTCGCGAAGCTCAGGAGGAGGCGGGGCTGGAAGTAAAGGCCTTGCGCAAAATTCACCACTATCTGCCTTCTCCTGGCGGAAGCTCGGAAGCCATTGACCTGTTTTGTGGCCTGGTGAATGCGGAAGGGGTTGAAGGGCTGTATGGATTGCCCCATGAAGGAGAGGATATTCGCGTGCGGGTAGTGAGTCGCGAGCTGGCCTATACATGGGTGGAAAGCGGGCGCATCAGGGATGCGGCGGGAATCATTGCTTTACAGTGGCTGCAATTGAACCGCGAGCAATTGCTCGCGGAGTGGCGCGAGTTTTTATGA
- the waaA gene encoding lipid IV(A) 3-deoxy-D-manno-octulosonic acid transferase, with protein MARFLYTLIYYLILPLILVRLYWRGRAAPAYRLRWRERLGWFKAPAFAQRPLWIHSVSVGETVAAALLVNRLLKEHPERPIVVTTMTPTGSERVKALFGDRVFHVYAPYDLPGPVMRFLRRLNPCALVIMETELWPNWIAMCAAQGIPTMVANARLSERSARGYGKVSAITRPMLQKLSWVAAQNAADGGRFAALGLPQKNLSVTGSIKFDISVSEELRAESAALREAWGGPKRFIWVAGSTHEGEDSVILAAHQQLLAHRPEALLVIVPRHPERFDKVGEDILQAGLRMARRSRNDAVVPGTQVLLGDTMGELLRLYAAADLAFVGGSLVDTGGHNPLEPAAVGKPVLMGPAVFNFADICSQLEQAQGLRFVERRTLGDALLELCDDEVARLRMGEAASKVVNENRGALDRLLDGVLRHAPGR; from the coding sequence ATGGCGAGATTCCTTTACACACTCATTTACTACTTGATTCTTCCTCTAATTCTAGTCCGTCTCTACTGGCGGGGGCGCGCGGCGCCCGCCTATCGATTACGTTGGCGGGAACGTTTGGGATGGTTCAAGGCGCCGGCGTTCGCGCAGCGGCCGCTATGGATTCATAGTGTCTCCGTTGGCGAAACTGTCGCTGCGGCGTTGTTGGTGAATCGCCTTCTGAAGGAACATCCAGAGCGCCCTATTGTCGTCACCACCATGACGCCTACCGGGTCGGAGCGGGTGAAAGCGCTATTTGGCGATCGCGTATTTCATGTCTATGCGCCTTACGATCTCCCTGGGCCTGTTATGCGTTTTTTGCGCCGCCTCAATCCGTGCGCCCTGGTCATTATGGAAACGGAGCTATGGCCCAACTGGATTGCTATGTGCGCGGCGCAAGGCATTCCGACAATGGTGGCCAATGCGCGTCTTTCTGAGCGTTCCGCCAGAGGGTATGGCAAAGTCTCCGCCATAACGCGGCCAATGCTGCAGAAGCTGTCCTGGGTGGCGGCGCAAAATGCTGCGGATGGCGGCCGTTTTGCGGCCCTAGGCTTACCCCAGAAAAACCTCAGCGTTACCGGCAGCATTAAATTCGATATTAGCGTCAGTGAAGAGTTACGCGCAGAAAGCGCGGCGCTTCGAGAGGCCTGGGGTGGACCCAAACGCTTCATATGGGTGGCGGGAAGCACCCATGAGGGCGAAGACTCTGTGATTCTGGCTGCGCATCAACAACTGCTGGCGCATCGTCCTGAGGCTCTTCTAGTGATCGTTCCCAGGCATCCTGAACGTTTCGATAAAGTGGGCGAGGATATTCTGCAGGCTGGCTTACGTATGGCCAGACGCAGCAGGAATGACGCAGTGGTTCCGGGGACGCAGGTTTTGCTCGGCGACACCATGGGGGAACTGCTGCGCTTATACGCCGCCGCCGACTTGGCTTTTGTCGGCGGAAGCCTGGTCGATACGGGAGGGCATAACCCGTTGGAGCCTGCGGCAGTGGGTAAACCTGTATTGATGGGGCCGGCCGTGTTCAATTTTGCAGATATCTGCTCGCAACTGGAACAGGCGCAAGGTCTGCGTTTTGTGGAGCGGAGGACGCTGGGAGACGCTTTATTGGAGTTGTGTGACGATGAAGTTGCTCGGCTCCGTATGGGCGAGGCGGCCTCTAAAGTCGTCAATGAAAATCGGGGCGCCCTGGATCGACTGCTGGATGGCGTTTTACGGCATGCGCCTGGACGTTGA
- a CDS encoding aldo/keto reductase has protein sequence MKYRQLGDTGIEVSLLGLGTVKLGRDQGVKYPTAFKIPDDQQALELIALAEDLGVNLIDTAPAYGSSESRLGGLLQGRRQRWVICSKVGEEFVDGQSYFNFTPEHTRMSVERSLQRLRTDYIDIVLIHSDGDDMAILQKEGTLQALAELKAKGMIRAIGLSGKTVEGAIAALQQGDVAMVTYNLEHQEEKPVLDYAQAHRKGVLIKKALASGHICVGPHEDPLRKSMEFVFAHPGVSSAIIGTINPEHFKENVCALPA, from the coding sequence ATGAAATACCGTCAGCTCGGCGACACTGGCATCGAAGTAAGCTTGCTCGGTTTAGGCACGGTGAAACTGGGCCGCGACCAAGGAGTCAAGTATCCGACCGCCTTCAAAATCCCTGATGACCAGCAAGCCCTGGAGTTAATAGCCCTGGCGGAAGACCTGGGGGTAAACCTTATTGATACGGCGCCTGCCTACGGCTCCAGTGAAAGCCGACTGGGAGGGCTGTTGCAAGGCCGCCGCCAACGCTGGGTGATTTGCAGCAAAGTGGGTGAAGAGTTTGTTGACGGACAGTCCTATTTCAACTTCACGCCGGAACATACTCGAATGAGCGTCGAGCGCAGTCTGCAACGGCTGCGCACCGACTATATCGACATCGTGCTCATTCATTCCGATGGCGACGACATGGCGATTCTGCAAAAAGAAGGCACGCTGCAAGCCCTCGCTGAACTAAAGGCCAAAGGAATGATTCGCGCGATCGGCCTGTCCGGCAAGACCGTGGAGGGTGCAATCGCCGCCCTGCAACAAGGGGATGTCGCTATGGTGACTTACAACCTGGAGCATCAGGAAGAAAAACCCGTACTGGACTATGCGCAAGCGCATCGAAAAGGCGTTTTGATCAAAAAGGCGCTGGCCAGCGGCCACATCTGCGTCGGCCCCCATGAAGATCCATTGCGGAAAAGCATGGAGTTCGTCTTCGCCCACCCCGGCGTATCCAGCGCCATTATCGGCACCATCAATCCCGAGCACTTCAAAGAGAACGTCTGCGCGCTACCTGCGTAA
- a CDS encoding TolC family outer membrane protein, which yields MFRPSKLLISIGALCLSASTQAMDLATAYNKALQYDSELAAALAGRNAEAESVIQTRAGLMPSVGAGASVSHHDVDTRLNPDDSYVSQGGEVTLTQPLLKLDTYYSYQASKYSRNRADEDLRSAEQDLLFRTADAYFGVLRAWDNLTTAKRAEEAFKRQWEQAKERFEVGLIAITEVHESKATYDSGKVSRINAQGQLDVALESLQRITGDYTDTVQVLSEGFPVVQVSPDSTVKWEEIAFANNPQVLGASWSVQSAQSSVSAQKAGHYPTLDAKASYGFSESDGRGAADERSNDLSVSLNLSVPIYTGGATQSGVRQANYRLEQAEQSLNTAQRNIRLQLRSLYRTLQTNIESIQARKQEIISSESALQATRAGYDVGTRNIVEVLDSERRYYGSLSNYANARYDFVLNTLSFKQTAGVLSVNDINELNKWLAEPVNVLTR from the coding sequence ATGTTCCGACCAAGCAAATTGCTTATCTCAATCGGGGCGCTATGCCTTAGCGCCTCCACTCAAGCCATGGATCTCGCCACCGCCTACAATAAAGCCCTGCAATACGACTCTGAGCTGGCGGCCGCTTTAGCGGGAAGGAATGCGGAAGCAGAAAGTGTCATCCAAACCCGTGCAGGTCTGATGCCCAGCGTCGGCGCCGGCGCCAGCGTCTCCCACCATGATGTGGACACTCGTCTCAATCCAGATGACAGCTATGTCAGCCAGGGCGGGGAAGTTACCCTGACTCAGCCGCTGTTGAAACTCGACACCTACTACAGCTACCAAGCCAGCAAATACTCCCGTAACCGCGCCGATGAAGACTTACGCAGCGCTGAGCAGGATTTACTGTTTCGCACCGCCGACGCTTACTTTGGCGTCCTCCGCGCCTGGGACAACCTGACCACGGCCAAGCGCGCGGAAGAAGCTTTCAAACGTCAGTGGGAACAAGCGAAAGAGCGCTTTGAAGTTGGACTGATCGCGATTACGGAAGTGCATGAGTCAAAAGCGACCTATGATTCCGGCAAAGTCTCCCGCATCAACGCACAAGGGCAACTGGACGTCGCCCTGGAAAGCCTGCAACGCATCACGGGCGACTATACCGATACCGTACAGGTGCTCAGCGAGGGCTTCCCTGTTGTGCAGGTATCCCCCGACTCCACCGTGAAGTGGGAAGAAATCGCCTTCGCCAACAACCCTCAAGTCTTGGGGGCCAGCTGGAGCGTGCAAAGCGCTCAGAGCAGCGTTTCCGCACAAAAAGCCGGTCATTACCCGACCCTCGACGCTAAAGCGAGTTATGGCTTCAGTGAGTCCGACGGCCGTGGCGCGGCGGATGAACGCAGCAATGATTTGTCGGTGTCTCTAAACCTTTCCGTCCCGATCTATACCGGTGGAGCGACCCAGTCCGGCGTACGTCAGGCAAATTACCGTCTGGAGCAGGCAGAACAGTCGTTGAATACCGCTCAGCGTAATATTCGTCTGCAACTACGCAGTCTTTATCGGACGCTGCAGACCAACATTGAATCGATCCAGGCTCGCAAGCAGGAAATCATTTCCTCCGAGAGCGCGCTCCAGGCGACCCGCGCCGGCTATGATGTCGGTACGCGCAATATCGTTGAAGTTCTGGATTCAGAGCGTCGCTATTACGGTTCGCTCAGCAACTACGCCAACGCACGCTACGACTTCGTGCTGAACACGCTGTCGTTCAAGCAAACCGCTGGCGTCTTGTCGGTCAACGACATCAATGAGCTGAACAAGTGGTTGGCCGAGCCAGTCAACGTGTTGACCCGTTAA
- a CDS encoding EAL domain-containing protein → MTDNKALRDKRSIKVLMLGLISTMLLILLGGVFGLNLWQKKVYLQDQLQSHARDSATSLGLSVSHVADPQDWVVASSMVDAIFDSGAYQGIRILDQEGRSVVARTSSKDLEGVPKWFVRWLDLQAPVGEAEIIAGWRPVGRLMVQSDTGIAYRELWSTLRNQLAWFAVVTAFAFAAFHLLLSSLLRPLLRLEQAAHRIEDKHFDVSLPIPGTRELAKVTLAVNSMADHLRRSFEEQVATIESLRKLALLDSVTGVLNRQSFDNRLQAALAGDDGDSVGALLLAQLSGLSEYNDQFGREQGDALLKQMAEVIHDECLSHIGSYVGRRGGGCFTVFLSGLTDSRAEAVAERLLERLTSLPLIKNWGGSNRLHIGVVNTEGRTPLAQVLSVADFAMRVAQKSCTNAWRKGRSSGREGGQKPLTATEWQSLLLSTLADKGFYLHFQPVLSDDSRNFLFHQALVRMNMNGRVLAAAEFLPMADRFNLALKVDAQVLEDALTRLAEHHEDAAFCVSLAVSSLQSAEFADSVSVILRRFSAQCPRLLLEVSEHALQAAWAGFDRLLQLRNELAFRIVISRFGSTGMPFGYLKSCPVDMIKIDPGLVKNIHKDQGHQFYLRSIVQIAHSQAIKVIGVGVESQDDWDSLVQLGVDGAMGYYLFRPQESPPHMAAP, encoded by the coding sequence ATGACTGATAATAAAGCATTGCGTGACAAACGATCGATCAAAGTGCTGATGCTGGGCCTGATCTCCACGATGTTGTTGATTTTGTTAGGGGGCGTATTCGGCCTTAATTTGTGGCAGAAGAAGGTGTACCTGCAGGATCAGCTACAGTCTCACGCCAGAGACTCCGCCACATCGTTAGGCTTATCCGTTTCTCATGTGGCGGACCCACAGGACTGGGTGGTTGCGTCTTCCATGGTGGACGCCATCTTTGACTCGGGCGCTTATCAAGGTATTCGCATTCTGGACCAGGAAGGACGCTCGGTGGTGGCGAGAACAAGCTCCAAGGATCTGGAAGGCGTGCCTAAGTGGTTTGTGCGCTGGCTTGATCTGCAGGCTCCGGTGGGAGAGGCCGAAATTATCGCTGGGTGGCGTCCGGTCGGTCGTTTGATGGTGCAAAGCGATACCGGCATCGCCTATCGAGAACTCTGGTCGACGCTGCGTAATCAATTAGCCTGGTTTGCGGTCGTCACTGCATTTGCGTTTGCGGCTTTCCATTTGCTGTTGAGCAGTTTGTTGCGGCCTTTACTGCGTCTGGAGCAAGCGGCGCATCGGATTGAAGACAAGCACTTTGATGTCTCCCTGCCTATTCCTGGCACCCGTGAACTGGCGAAAGTCACGCTGGCTGTCAACAGCATGGCGGACCATTTGCGGCGCTCATTCGAAGAGCAGGTGGCGACCATTGAGTCGCTACGCAAACTGGCGCTGCTGGATTCGGTCACGGGCGTGCTGAACCGGCAGTCGTTTGATAATCGCTTGCAGGCGGCTTTGGCGGGAGACGATGGGGACAGCGTCGGCGCGTTGCTGTTGGCGCAACTGTCAGGCCTGTCTGAGTACAACGATCAGTTTGGAAGAGAGCAGGGGGATGCGCTGCTCAAGCAAATGGCGGAAGTTATCCATGACGAGTGCCTGTCGCATATCGGTAGTTATGTGGGCCGTCGCGGCGGCGGTTGCTTCACCGTTTTCCTCAGCGGCTTGACGGACAGTCGTGCGGAAGCTGTGGCGGAGCGTTTGCTTGAGAGGCTGACATCGCTGCCGTTAATCAAGAACTGGGGCGGCTCCAACCGTCTGCATATAGGGGTGGTCAATACAGAGGGACGAACTCCCTTGGCGCAGGTGCTGTCGGTGGCGGATTTCGCGATGCGGGTGGCGCAAAAATCGTGCACAAACGCATGGCGCAAAGGGCGCAGCAGCGGGCGTGAGGGTGGACAGAAGCCGCTTACGGCGACGGAGTGGCAATCCTTGCTGCTGTCGACGCTGGCGGACAAAGGGTTTTATTTGCACTTTCAGCCCGTCTTAAGCGACGACTCTCGTAACTTCCTGTTCCATCAGGCGCTGGTGCGCATGAATATGAACGGAAGAGTACTGGCGGCGGCGGAGTTTCTCCCGATGGCGGATCGCTTTAACCTGGCGCTGAAAGTCGATGCGCAAGTGCTGGAGGATGCGTTGACAAGGTTGGCGGAGCATCATGAGGATGCTGCGTTCTGCGTCAGCCTGGCGGTATCCAGCTTGCAGTCGGCTGAGTTCGCTGATTCAGTAAGCGTGATACTGCGCCGTTTTTCCGCGCAATGTCCGCGCTTGCTGCTGGAGGTTTCCGAACACGCTTTACAGGCGGCATGGGCGGGGTTTGATCGCTTGTTACAGTTGCGTAATGAACTGGCTTTCCGTATCGTCATCAGCCGATTCGGCTCCACTGGTATGCCTTTTGGATACCTGAAAAGTTGTCCGGTGGACATGATCAAAATCGACCCGGGTCTGGTGAAAAATATTCACAAAGACCAGGGACATCAGTTTTATTTGCGCTCCATCGTGCAGATTGCGCACTCACAGGCTATTAAAGTCATCGGTGTGGGCGTCGAGTCTCAGGACGATTGGGACAGTCTGGTGCAGCTCGGGGTGGACGGCGCAATGGGATATTATCTCTTTCGGCCTCAGGAAAGCCCGCCACATATGGCGGCGCCGTGA
- the aroQ gene encoding type II 3-dehydroquinate dehydratase, translated as MASILVLHGPNLNLLGTREPEIYGAETLDDINFRLTETARQAGHHLLTLQSNAEYELIDRIHEAKKEGVDFIIINPAAFTHTSVALRDALLGVGIPFIETHLSNVHAREAFRHHSYFSDVAVGVICGFGSQSYELALQAAFSKITGK; from the coding sequence ATGGCAAGCATTCTAGTGTTGCACGGCCCTAATTTGAACTTATTGGGAACGCGCGAACCGGAAATTTATGGCGCAGAAACTTTGGACGATATTAATTTCCGCCTGACGGAAACCGCCAGGCAGGCAGGCCACCATCTGCTGACGCTACAAAGCAATGCGGAATACGAATTGATTGATCGCATCCATGAAGCCAAAAAAGAAGGCGTGGACTTCATCATTATCAATCCGGCGGCCTTTACCCATACCAGCGTGGCGCTACGCGACGCCCTTCTCGGAGTCGGCATTCCTTTTATTGAGACGCACTTGTCCAATGTGCATGCCCGTGAGGCGTTCCGCCACCACTCTTATTTCTCCGATGTCGCCGTTGGTGTGATATGCGGATTCGGCAGCCAGAGTTACGAACTCGCTTTACAGGCCGCCTTTTCAAAGATTACCGGAAAATAA
- a CDS encoding NAD(P)/FAD-dependent oxidoreductase, producing MAETLETDVVIIGGGIAGLWLNYRLRKAGYSTLLLEKKTLGGGQSVRSQGIIHGGAKYTLNGALTTAANAISEMPDRWRACLKGEGDVDLSSARVLSEYHYMWSRDRLVSKLTAFFASKAVRGKVSGDASIERPAAFNTPDFHGNFYALNELVLDVPTVINALIAPFSDGILQYDCTLPGALVQEQGEIVEMHLVGKNKRVRVKAKRFILAAGEGNESVLHGAQLHRPAMQRRPLHMVIVRHQYPHPVYAHCIGAGSKPLLTITTHYMQDGQPVWYLGGNLAETGVELDRETQINSAKTLVKDLLPWIDLGESRWSSFLIHRAEPQQKGMLRPDTAFVHSEKNILTCWPTKLALTPNLVDTVMAQLQADGVEPETACDLGTLSFLPRPGVSAPVWQEMLS from the coding sequence ATGGCAGAAACTCTAGAGACAGATGTCGTCATTATCGGCGGGGGAATCGCTGGGCTATGGCTGAACTATCGGCTTCGCAAAGCGGGCTATAGCACGCTGCTGTTGGAGAAGAAAACCCTGGGCGGCGGACAAAGCGTTCGTTCACAGGGCATTATTCATGGCGGCGCCAAATACACCCTCAACGGCGCGCTAACCACCGCCGCTAACGCCATTTCGGAAATGCCAGATCGCTGGCGCGCCTGCCTCAAAGGCGAGGGAGACGTGGATCTCAGCTCTGCGCGCGTGCTCTCCGAATATCACTATATGTGGTCTCGCGATCGCCTGGTTTCCAAGCTGACAGCGTTCTTCGCCAGCAAGGCCGTACGCGGCAAAGTTTCCGGCGACGCCTCTATAGAACGTCCCGCCGCATTCAATACGCCAGACTTCCATGGCAACTTCTATGCACTGAACGAGTTAGTGCTGGATGTCCCCACAGTAATCAATGCGCTGATCGCACCATTCAGCGACGGCATTCTTCAATATGATTGCACCCTGCCCGGCGCCTTGGTGCAGGAGCAAGGGGAAATCGTGGAGATGCATCTGGTGGGTAAAAACAAACGTGTGCGCGTCAAGGCCAAGCGCTTTATCCTCGCAGCGGGAGAAGGCAATGAAAGCGTCCTGCACGGCGCTCAATTACATCGCCCCGCCATGCAGCGCAGACCCCTGCACATGGTGATCGTGCGCCATCAGTATCCACACCCGGTTTACGCGCATTGCATCGGCGCCGGCTCAAAGCCGTTACTGACGATCACCACCCACTATATGCAGGACGGCCAACCAGTCTGGTATCTGGGCGGCAATCTGGCGGAAACCGGGGTTGAGCTTGATCGCGAAACGCAGATTAATTCCGCCAAGACCCTGGTGAAAGATCTTCTTCCCTGGATTGACCTCGGCGAGTCCCGCTGGTCCAGCTTCCTTATCCACCGCGCGGAGCCTCAGCAAAAAGGCATGTTGCGTCCGGATACGGCGTTTGTTCACAGTGAAAAGAACATTCTGACCTGTTGGCCAACCAAACTGGCGCTGACGCCTAATCTGGTCGACACAGTGATGGCGCAACTGCAGGCGGACGGCGTCGAACCTGAAACGGCATGCGACCTGGGAACCTTAAGCTTCCTACCCCGCCCTGGCGTCAGCGCGCCAGTGTGGCAGGAGATGCTTTCATGA
- a CDS encoding GGDEF domain-containing response regulator has translation MTIESQRDKLKQHFAGRVTTQARIVLEAWQQLKQRNWQDKQWFSDFQLATDKLGRYAARFDMTDHLCIAQSINTSLKSISLRKTPVTTADILAVEQQVMQLATVTQRKTDRTDSSANRTYLRSPIYLALNQKDLAQRIAQQMQFFGFRGELYSSHDTLLAATQKNKPETMIVDVDFGGDKNAGVELIKRIQANHETPIPVMFICPREGDIQTRLEAARCGGEEFVERTLDAAQLIEKVETYTRSGAHEPYRIMVVDDSRAQAAFMESTLRKAGMTSKIITDPMQVLIALDEFSPEIIIMDMYMPGCTGTELAKVIRQQDKFVSVPIIYLSAEDDINKQLHAMSLGGDDFLVKPINPRHLIATIHNRGRRARTLHAMMIRDSLTGLYNHTHTLNLLSMEINKANQTGEPLCFAMMDIDYFKRINDTHGHPVGDRVLKSMSLFLKQRLRKTDHIGRYGGEEFAVVLPNTDECDAKNMMNDIRERFGELMHPTESDTFKVTFSCGIAAYQAGNTQQVLAQKADKALYEAKHAGRNCVKVFR, from the coding sequence ATGACCATAGAAAGTCAACGGGACAAACTCAAGCAGCACTTCGCCGGCCGTGTAACGACGCAGGCGCGCATTGTCCTGGAAGCATGGCAACAGTTGAAGCAAAGGAACTGGCAGGACAAACAATGGTTTTCCGATTTCCAGCTTGCAACCGATAAATTGGGCCGTTACGCAGCCCGTTTCGATATGACGGATCATCTGTGCATCGCACAGTCGATCAACACCAGCCTCAAAAGCATCAGCCTGCGCAAAACACCCGTCACCACCGCGGATATCCTCGCGGTGGAGCAGCAGGTCATGCAGTTGGCGACCGTCACCCAGCGTAAAACCGATCGCACCGACAGCAGCGCCAACCGGACTTATCTACGCTCTCCAATCTATTTGGCCTTGAATCAAAAAGATCTGGCGCAGCGCATCGCCCAGCAAATGCAGTTTTTTGGCTTCCGCGGCGAATTGTATTCGTCTCATGACACACTGCTGGCTGCGACTCAGAAGAACAAGCCTGAAACCATGATTGTCGACGTGGATTTTGGCGGCGATAAAAATGCGGGCGTCGAGTTGATCAAGCGCATTCAGGCCAACCATGAGACGCCTATCCCCGTCATGTTCATCTGCCCTCGTGAAGGCGATATTCAGACCCGCCTGGAAGCCGCTCGCTGCGGCGGAGAGGAGTTCGTTGAGCGCACCCTGGACGCAGCGCAGCTTATCGAGAAAGTGGAGACTTACACACGTTCCGGCGCCCACGAGCCCTATCGCATCATGGTGGTGGACGACTCCCGGGCGCAGGCCGCATTTATGGAGAGCACCCTGCGCAAGGCGGGCATGACCTCCAAGATCATTACCGACCCGATGCAGGTTCTGATTGCACTGGATGAATTCTCCCCCGAAATTATCATCATGGACATGTATATGCCGGGCTGCACCGGCACCGAGCTGGCCAAAGTGATCCGCCAGCAGGACAAGTTCGTCAGCGTCCCCATTATCTATCTGTCCGCCGAGGACGACATCAACAAACAGTTGCACGCAATGAGCCTCGGCGGCGACGACTTCCTGGTGAAGCCGATCAATCCCCGCCACCTGATCGCCACTATTCACAACCGTGGGCGGCGTGCGCGCACATTGCACGCCATGATGATCCGCGACAGCCTGACCGGACTCTACAACCATACTCATACGTTGAATCTGCTCAGCATGGAGATCAACAAGGCCAATCAGACCGGCGAGCCGCTCTGCTTCGCCATGATGGACATCGACTACTTCAAGCGCATCAACGACACCCATGGCCACCCCGTTGGCGACAGAGTGTTGAAGAGTATGTCGCTGTTCCTCAAACAGCGGCTGCGCAAGACCGACCATATCGGCCGCTACGGCGGAGAAGAGTTCGCCGTCGTGCTTCCCAATACAGATGAGTGCGACGCTAAGAATATGATGAACGACATTCGCGAACGTTTCGGAGAACTGATGCACCCCACCGAGAGCGACACGTTCAAAGTCACGTTCAGCTGCGGTATCGCCGCTTATCAGGCTGGCAACACCCAGCAGGTGCTGGCGCAAAAGGCGGACAAGGCGCTTTATGAAGCCAAACATGCCGGCCGTAATTGCGTGAAGGTATTCAGGTAA